In a single window of the Nilaparvata lugens isolate BPH chromosome 1, ASM1435652v1, whole genome shotgun sequence genome:
- the LOC111046034 gene encoding LOW QUALITY PROTEIN: carboxylesterase 1C-like (The sequence of the model RefSeq protein was modified relative to this genomic sequence to represent the inferred CDS: substituted 1 base at 1 genomic stop codon), with amino-acid sequence MAFARFRCRWLQLVGCLSTGVFLAVAISVGAQDPSVVLRQGPLRGIKIYTESRTSIIAYLGIPYAKPPVGELRFMAPERHEGWDRVLFAASFAPACSQPVQQLMPNLAPVSQQDEDCLYLNIWTTEIALNYRNAPVVVFLEGEGFISGSPNRFPGQDLAAEGVVVVSVGYRMNVFGFLCLEDTEVRGNMGLLDQYLALLWVRENIDKFGGDSRSVTLMGHSAGAASVLFHMISPRTTGLFHRAILMSGSITSPWAHSQNPSNASRAIARSLGCHTSNNSKVIVTCLRNKSTSEILRAYEAQYMNGNWSFLALPVIDSFLPEIEQYLPKQPEEALASGLFLKVPILTGITSHEGSIAVSQLGDLLSQGYSQMKQFIVSSVIPSILNRYGFTNHHTFPTVAALLEWQYVDSAPTGDSNALLSQLLDMYSDAQFKAPHEKQLKLLSHSVSDQVNFVYAYRFEQQGVDMYAKTLNVSGEVSIXFQFLSRPASVNSIFHLFYIKTRPILVLIIRQLGIELIFSGSIFRNLSPSPYGYGVTWRRYTPEEGNYIILKTDSTQPPQQPVLWAPPTNANSKYQIRLWNDLLPKFTNISNAFALRNFRANITDLHLPNDQPYRNAMYTLIAFVIVLLILLIVCVVLLKRRAKERERDLF; translated from the exons ATGGCGTTTGCCCGCTTCAGATGTCGTTGGCTGCAGCTGGTAGGCTGCCTCAGCACCGGCGTTTTTTTGGCGGTCGCTATCTCTGTCGGCGCGCAGGATCCATCTGTCGTATTGCGTCAGGGTCCTCTTAGAGGG aTCAAAATCTATACAGAGTCGAGAACCAGTATAATTGCATATTTGGGAATTCCGTACGCAAAGCCACCAGTTGGTGAGTTGAGGTTTATG GCTCCAGAGCGTCATGAAGGCTGGGACAGAGTTCTATTCGCTGCGAGTTTCGCTCCAGCTTGCTCGCAACCGGTGCAACAGCTCATGCCCAACCTGGCTCCTGTCTCTCAACAGGATGAAGACTGCCTTTATCTCAATATTTGGACGACTGAG ATAGCTTTGAACTATCGCAATGCTCCCGTAGTAGTTTTCCTAGAAGGAGAGGGCTTCATTTCTGGCTCTCCGAACCGATTTCCCGGACAAGACTTGGCAGCAGAGGGAGTGGTCGTTGTCTCTGTTGGCTACAGGATGAATGTTTTCG GTTTCTTGTGCTTGGAGGACACCGAGGTGAGAGGTAATATGGGTCTGCTGGACCAGTACTTGGCACTGCTGTGGGTGAGGGAGAACATAGACAAGTTCGGTGGAGACAGCCGCAGCGTCACACTCATGGGCCACTCGGCAGGGGCCGCCAGTGTCCTCTTCCACATGATCTCCCCTCGCACTACTG GTCTCTTCCATCGAGCCATCCTAATGTCAGGAAGTATCACATCACCGTGGGCGCACTCCCAAAACCCAAGTAATGCGTCTCGAGCCATCGCCCGCAGTCTCGGCTGTCACACTAGTAACAATTCAAAGGTTATAGTAACTTGCCTTCGAAATAAATCGACATCAGAAATACTTAGGGCGTATGAGGCGCAGTATATG aatggAAATTGGAGTTTCCTAGCACTGCCGGTTATCGACTCATTCCTTCCAGAGATCGAACAGTATCTGCCAAAACAACCAGAAGAGGCTCTGGCGTCCGGATTATTCTTGAAAGTTCCAATTCTAACAGGAATAACTAGTCATGAAGGAAGCATCGCTGTAT CTCAACTGGGTGATTTGCTATCTCAAGGCTACTCACAGATGAAACAGTTCATAGTGTCATCAGTGATACCGTCCATCCTGAATCGCTACGGATTCACCAACCATCATACGTTTCCCACGGTTGCTGCTCTTCTGGAATGGCAGTATGTGGACAGCGCCCCCACTGGAGATTCCAACGCTCTTTTGTCCCAACTTTTAGAT ATGTACTCTGACGCTCAATTCAAAGCACCCCATGAGAAACAACTGAAACTGCTTTCTCATTCCGTCTCTGATCAAGTGAATTTTGTTTATGCCTATCGATTTGAACAACAAGGCGTGGATATGTATGCTAAAACACTGAATGTCTCAGGTGAGGTctcaatataatttcaatttctatctaGGCCTGCTTC AGTGAATTCCATATTCCATCTGTTCTATATAAAAACTAGACCCATATTAGTGCTGATAATACGACAGCTTGgaattgaattaatattttctGGTTCTATTTTTAGAAATCTAAGCCCCAGTCCGTATGGTTACGGTGTAACTTGGCGGCGTTACACTCCTGAGGAAGGAAATTACATAATTCTGAAAACTGACAGCACACAGCCTCCCCAGCAGCCGGTGCTGTGGGCCCCTCCCACCAATGCTAACTCCAAGTACCAGATACGCTTGTGGAACGATCTGCTGCCTAAATTCACAAATATATCCAATGCCTTCGCTTTGAGGAATTTCAGGGCAAATATCACTGATCTTCATCTTCCTAATG ATCAACCGTACAGGAACGCCATGTACACACTGATCGCATTTGTGATAGTGCTGTTGATACTGTTGATAGTGTGCGTGGTTCTACTGAAGCGTCGAGCCAAAGAGAGGGAACGAGACCTTTTTTGA